From the genome of Thermoflexus hugenholtzii, one region includes:
- a CDS encoding DUF92 domain-containing protein, protein MGEVPLRLALGLVLSFGIGGVAYRLEALDRSGWLGAVLVGTAVFGFGGWPWAFLVLVFFISSSALTHYRAGRKAGVAREFAKGGRRDLGQALANGGVGALLALLWALSPHPALWWAFAGSLAAVTADTWATEIGLLSPRPPRRIRDGRPVPPGTSGAISPEGTAAAGIGALGIGLLALLGSPVGGSIGDALLVGMAGLLAALFDSLLGATVQGIYWCDRCGKETERPVHGCGQRTRWLRGWPWLTNDGVNALAALAGALLAGIGAAWIG, encoded by the coding sequence GTGGGGGAGGTTCCCCTGCGGCTGGCCCTGGGCCTGGTGCTGAGCTTCGGGATCGGCGGGGTGGCCTATCGGCTGGAAGCCCTGGATCGCAGCGGATGGCTGGGCGCCGTCCTGGTGGGCACAGCGGTGTTCGGCTTCGGGGGCTGGCCGTGGGCCTTCCTGGTGCTCGTCTTTTTCATCTCTTCCTCCGCCCTCACCCATTATCGAGCAGGCCGGAAGGCGGGGGTGGCGCGGGAGTTCGCCAAAGGGGGGCGCCGGGATCTGGGCCAGGCCCTGGCCAACGGCGGCGTCGGCGCCCTCCTCGCGCTGCTCTGGGCGCTTTCCCCTCACCCGGCCCTCTGGTGGGCCTTCGCCGGGAGCCTCGCCGCGGTCACCGCGGACACCTGGGCCACCGAAATCGGGCTGCTCAGCCCCCGGCCGCCCCGACGGATCCGGGACGGTCGGCCGGTTCCACCCGGCACCTCCGGGGCGATCTCTCCGGAAGGGACGGCCGCGGCGGGGATCGGAGCGCTGGGGATCGGGCTCCTCGCCCTGCTGGGAAGCCCGGTTGGGGGATCCATAGGGGATGCGCTCCTCGTGGGCATGGCCGGTCTCCTCGCCGCTCTGTTCGACAGCCTGCTGGGGGCCACGGTCCAGGGGATCTACTGGTGCGATCGCTGCGGCAAGGAGACCGAGCGCCCGGTGCACGGCTGCGGTCAGCGAACCCGATGGTTGCGGGGGTGGCCGTGGCTGACCAACGATGGGGTGAACGCCCTGGCCGCCCTGGCCGGCGCCCTCCTGGCCGGGATCGGGGCGGCGTGGATCGGCTGA
- a CDS encoding sulfite oxidase-like oxidoreductase — translation MMRFERKIQEEAARAARRLPPGQVLTDRFPVLHYGPVPKFDPATWDFRVFGLVEEERRWTWEEFQQLPRTTITVDVHCVTGWSKLDTTWTGVAFRDLLRFVRVKPEARYVMAHCEYGFTANIPMEYMEDALLATHYNGEPLTPEHGYPLRLIVPRLYFWKSAKWLRALEFMAEDRPGFWEQAGYHMRGDPWREERYREDW, via the coding sequence ATGATGCGGTTCGAACGCAAGATCCAGGAGGAGGCCGCCCGCGCGGCGCGACGCCTGCCGCCCGGACAGGTGCTCACGGACAGGTTCCCCGTCCTTCACTACGGGCCGGTCCCGAAGTTCGACCCGGCCACATGGGATTTCCGCGTCTTCGGACTGGTGGAGGAAGAGCGGCGGTGGACCTGGGAGGAGTTCCAGCAGCTGCCCCGCACCACCATCACCGTGGACGTCCACTGCGTCACCGGATGGAGCAAGCTGGACACCACCTGGACCGGGGTGGCCTTCCGGGATCTGTTGCGGTTCGTCCGGGTGAAGCCCGAGGCCCGTTACGTGATGGCCCACTGTGAATACGGCTTCACGGCCAACATCCCGATGGAATACATGGAGGATGCCCTCCTGGCCACCCACTACAACGGGGAGCCCCTGACCCCCGAGCACGGCTACCCGCTCCGCCTCATCGTCCCCCGCCTTTACTTCTGGAAGAGCGCCAAGTGGCTCCGGGCCCTGGAGTTCATGGCTGAGGACCGCCCCGGGTTCTGGGAGCAGGCGGGCTATCACATGCGCGGGGATCCGTGGCGGGAGGAACGCTACCGGGAGGACTGGTGA
- the metE gene encoding 5-methyltetrahydropteroyltriglutamate--homocysteine S-methyltransferase — protein sequence MQTYAYGYPRLGRKREYKTLIEGFWQGKVSEAELTAGLEALEEERLAAYRRFVDRFPVGEMSLYDPMLDTALMLGLYPNGGRLEDYFALARGEGALELTKWFNTNYHYLVPEIRMDAGAPPPFRLAWNKPLEAFRKHPEGLPYVIGPYTFVRLSKGYPPKAFGEILRALLPAYGELLRSLRAAGAEAIHVDEPAWALDVPLEHVALIREAYTALGEEAALLVFTYYEAVDFLPALYDLPLRGIGLDLLHGPGNWEALRRAGFPSDKILIAGLVDGRNIWKTDLSRAAAQVEDLHRHTGAEIWISNAGPLYHLPVTTEAEAKLDPALQERIAFATERLKELRLLKALLTGEPDEEARRWNAYTHPVDRWQHPEVQERVRRLGPADFSREAPYEERSRRQRARLNLPLFPTTTIGSFPQTEDLRRARTAFRAGKLPAEEYEALIRERIRYVIQLQEELGLDVLVHGEFERSDMVEFFAERLEGFAITQHGWILSYGTRVYRPPILYGDVRRPVPMTLREITYAQSLTEKPVKGMLTGPVTMLAWSYIREDIPVHEVAFQLALAIQDEVRDLEAAGIRVIQIDEPAFRERAPLKRRDWPAYFDWAVKAFRLASRARPETQIHTHMCYSEFNEIIEYIDALDADVISIEATRSRGEVIQAFERHRYPRQIGPGVYDVHSPAIPTPESMEAIIERAIRVIPPERIWVNPDCGLKTRRWEEVIPSLRHMVAAARRLRERHGAPVPAS from the coding sequence ATGCAGACCTATGCATATGGGTATCCGCGTCTGGGGCGCAAGCGGGAATACAAGACCCTGATCGAAGGCTTCTGGCAGGGGAAGGTCTCCGAGGCGGAGCTGACGGCCGGCCTGGAAGCCTTAGAGGAGGAGCGCCTCGCCGCCTACCGCCGGTTCGTCGATCGCTTCCCCGTCGGCGAGATGTCCCTCTACGACCCGATGCTGGACACGGCCCTGATGCTGGGCCTTTACCCGAACGGCGGCCGGCTGGAGGATTACTTCGCCCTGGCCCGGGGTGAAGGGGCCCTCGAGCTCACCAAGTGGTTCAACACGAACTATCACTATCTGGTCCCCGAGATCCGGATGGACGCCGGCGCCCCGCCGCCTTTCCGCCTGGCCTGGAACAAGCCCCTCGAGGCCTTCCGGAAGCACCCGGAGGGGTTGCCTTATGTCATCGGGCCCTACACCTTCGTCCGCCTGAGCAAAGGATATCCTCCCAAGGCCTTCGGGGAGATCCTGCGGGCGCTGCTGCCGGCCTATGGGGAGCTATTGCGATCCCTGCGGGCGGCCGGCGCCGAAGCCATCCACGTCGATGAGCCCGCCTGGGCACTGGACGTGCCCCTGGAACACGTGGCCCTCATCCGGGAGGCTTACACGGCCCTGGGCGAGGAGGCGGCGCTGCTGGTCTTCACCTACTACGAGGCGGTGGACTTCCTGCCGGCGCTCTACGATCTCCCCCTCCGGGGCATCGGCCTGGACCTCCTCCACGGGCCCGGGAACTGGGAGGCCCTCCGTCGGGCCGGCTTCCCATCGGACAAGATCCTCATCGCCGGCCTGGTGGACGGCCGCAACATCTGGAAGACTGACCTGAGCAGGGCCGCGGCCCAGGTCGAGGACCTGCATCGGCACACGGGGGCGGAGATCTGGATCTCCAACGCCGGGCCGCTCTATCATCTGCCGGTGACAACGGAGGCGGAGGCGAAACTGGACCCCGCCCTGCAGGAGCGCATCGCCTTCGCCACGGAGCGGCTGAAGGAGCTGCGCCTCCTGAAGGCCCTGCTGACCGGGGAGCCGGATGAGGAAGCCCGGCGCTGGAATGCCTACACCCATCCGGTGGATCGCTGGCAGCATCCGGAGGTGCAGGAGCGGGTGCGCCGGCTGGGCCCGGCGGACTTCTCCCGCGAGGCCCCTTACGAGGAGCGGAGCCGGCGGCAGCGGGCGCGGCTGAACCTTCCCCTCTTCCCCACCACCACCATCGGGAGCTTCCCGCAGACGGAGGACCTGCGCCGGGCGCGCACGGCCTTCCGCGCCGGCAAGCTCCCGGCTGAGGAGTATGAGGCGCTGATCCGGGAGCGCATCCGCTACGTGATCCAGCTGCAGGAGGAGCTGGGGCTGGACGTCCTGGTGCACGGGGAGTTCGAGCGCTCGGACATGGTGGAGTTCTTCGCCGAGCGGCTGGAGGGCTTCGCCATCACCCAGCACGGCTGGATCCTCTCTTACGGCACGCGGGTCTACCGGCCGCCCATCCTGTATGGGGACGTGCGCCGTCCGGTCCCCATGACCTTGCGGGAGATCACCTACGCCCAGTCCCTGACGGAGAAGCCGGTCAAGGGGATGCTCACCGGCCCGGTGACGATGCTGGCCTGGAGCTACATCCGGGAGGACATCCCGGTCCATGAGGTCGCCTTCCAGCTGGCCCTGGCCATCCAGGACGAGGTGCGGGATCTGGAGGCGGCGGGCATCCGGGTGATCCAGATCGATGAGCCGGCCTTCCGGGAGCGGGCGCCCCTCAAGCGTCGGGATTGGCCGGCCTACTTCGACTGGGCGGTGAAGGCCTTCCGCCTGGCCTCCCGGGCCCGCCCGGAGACCCAGATCCACACCCACATGTGCTACTCGGAGTTCAACGAGATCATCGAATACATCGACGCCCTGGACGCCGATGTGATCAGCATCGAGGCCACGCGGAGCCGGGGGGAGGTCATTCAGGCCTTCGAGCGCCATCGGTATCCGCGCCAGATCGGACCCGGGGTCTACGACGTGCACTCCCCGGCCATCCCCACCCCCGAGTCGATGGAAGCCATCATCGAGCGGGCCATCCGGGTGATCCCTCCGGAGCGCATCTGGGTGAACCCGGACTGCGGGCTCAAGACCCGACGCTGGGAGGAGGTGATCCCCTCCCTGCGCCACATGGTGGCGGCCGCCCGCCGCCTCCGCGAACGCCACGGGGCGCCGGTCCCCGCTTCCTGA
- the tdh gene encoding L-threonine 3-dehydrogenase: MTETMRAVVKAAPGPGLVMAQRPIPTPGPGEILVKVKAASICGTDLHIYRWDPWAQGRIRPPLIIGHEFCGEVVETGPEVDGIRVGDFISAESHVICGRCDMCRTGKGHLCRNTRILGVDRDGAFADFIVIPAENAWVNPPDLPLEVAVLLENFGNAVHTAFAVDLRARKVLVTGCGPVGLMTIAVARAIGARMIIATDISPYRLDLARRMGADHVLNPQEVNVVEAIRDLAGGEVDVLLEMSGAPSAIREGFAVLKPGGQAALLGLPPGPIEFDLANMVIFKGVTVHGIVGRRLWETWYEIRGLLNSGAVDLRPVVTHRFRLEEFDQAFATMASGRSGKVMLIP, encoded by the coding sequence ATGACGGAGACCATGCGGGCCGTGGTCAAAGCGGCGCCGGGGCCGGGCCTGGTGATGGCCCAGCGTCCGATCCCTACCCCCGGTCCGGGGGAGATCCTGGTGAAAGTGAAGGCCGCCTCCATCTGCGGAACGGATCTCCACATTTACCGCTGGGACCCGTGGGCGCAGGGGCGGATCCGCCCGCCCCTGATCATCGGCCATGAGTTCTGCGGGGAGGTGGTCGAGACCGGGCCGGAGGTGGATGGGATCCGGGTAGGCGATTTCATCTCCGCCGAAAGCCACGTGATCTGCGGCCGCTGCGATATGTGCCGCACCGGGAAAGGACACCTCTGCCGCAACACCCGCATTTTAGGGGTGGACCGCGACGGCGCCTTCGCCGATTTCATCGTCATCCCCGCCGAGAACGCCTGGGTGAATCCCCCCGATCTCCCCCTCGAGGTGGCGGTCCTCCTGGAGAACTTCGGCAACGCGGTGCACACCGCCTTCGCCGTGGACCTGCGGGCGCGCAAGGTGCTGGTGACCGGCTGCGGGCCGGTGGGCCTGATGACCATCGCCGTGGCCCGGGCCATCGGCGCCCGCATGATCATCGCCACCGACATCAGCCCCTACCGCCTGGACCTGGCCCGACGGATGGGGGCGGACCACGTCCTCAACCCGCAGGAGGTCAACGTCGTGGAGGCGATCCGGGATCTGGCCGGCGGGGAGGTGGACGTGCTGCTGGAGATGTCCGGCGCCCCCTCGGCCATCCGCGAAGGCTTCGCGGTCCTCAAGCCGGGCGGCCAGGCGGCCCTGCTGGGGCTCCCTCCGGGCCCCATCGAGTTCGACCTGGCCAACATGGTGATCTTCAAAGGCGTGACGGTCCACGGCATCGTCGGGCGCCGCCTGTGGGAGACCTGGTATGAGATCCGGGGGCTGCTCAACTCGGGGGCCGTCGATCTGCGCCCGGTGGTCACCCACCGCTTCCGCCTGGAGGAGTTCGACCAGGCTTTCGCGACCATGGCCAGCGGCCGCAGCGGGAAAGTGATGCTGATCCCATAA